The window CGCTCCTGCGTGCAACATTCAGTGTAATTACTGCAACCGCAAATACGACTGCTCTAATGAAAGCCGCCCAGGGGTCACGAGCGAACGCGTAAGCCCTGAAGAAGCCATCAAAAAAGTTTTACATGTAGGCGCCGCCATCCCACAACTAAGCGTCGTAGGCATCGCAGGACCTGGAGACGCGCTAGCTAACCCCAAAGCAACCTTTGAAACCTTTGGCTATCTCAACCGCTACGCGCCTGATTTGAAACTGTGCATCTCCACCAACGGCCTTGCCCTCATCGACCACATCGACGCACTCAAAGCCCACAACGTCCACCACGTCACCGTGACTATCAACAGCGTGGATGAAAGTGGCGAGATTGGCGCAAAAATCTACCCGTGGATTTACCACGACCACAAGCGTTACCGTGGCGTTGAAGCGGCACAACTCCTCCTCAAACGCCAACTTGAAGGCATTAAAGCGTGCGCGGAAGCGGGTATCTTGGTCAAAGCCAACTCGGTGCTCATCCCCCACATCAACGACAAACACCTCGGCGAAGTGGCTAAAGTCTTGCGAGACCTTGGGGTCTTTTTGCACAACGTCATGCCGCTCATCTCCAAAAAAGAGTACGGCACCAAATTTGGCCTTGAGGGCATCCCTAGCGCTTCCTCAAAAGCGTTAATGAAAGCCCAAGAAGCGTGTGGCACGGACATGAAACTCATGAAACACTGCCGCCAATGCCGCGCAGACGCAGTAGGACTCATCAACCAAGACCGCAAAGACGAGTTTGGCAAAGAGTCCTTCAATGCCCTTTCCATCGAAGAGCTGGCCAACGCCTACGACATCACCAAACGCCAAGAAACCCACGCCAAAATCGAAACGTGGCGGCGTGCTTTGAAAGGCGCAAACGCACGCTTGGAAGCTCAAAAAATTCCCTCCTTGCTTGTGGCTGTCACCTCCGCGGGCCAAGGGCTCATCAACCAACACTTTGGCGCAGCGAACGAGTTTTTGATTTACGAAGTAGACAGCAAAGGCGTGCGCTTTTCTCACCACCGCAAGGTCGAAACCCAATACTGCCATGGGCCAAGCGCATGCGGCAACAACCCCATGGACGAGATTGCCAAAACCCTGGAAGACATCGACCTCATCGTTACGGCCAAGATTGGCCCGTGTCCCAAAGCGTCGCTGGAGCGTTACCGCATCCAAATCAGCGAAGAGTACGCCCATGAGCCTATCGAGGCCTCGCTTCTTAAAGCCGCTAAAGCCTTCGTGCCTTTTGCGGAAGAAAAGGTCGGTTAAGATGAAAGCCATCAACGATACCACCTTACGTGATGGCGAACAAGCGCCCTATGTGGCCTTTAACACCAAAGAAAAAATCGCCATCGCCATGGGACTTGATGCGTGTGGGGCGGATGAACTGGAAGTGGGCATCCCCGCCATGGGCAAGCAAGAGTGCGAAGACATCGCGACCATCGCAAGCCTTGGGCTTCGCGCGCGTGTCATGGCGTGGTGCCGTGCCCACCCCAAAGACGTGGAAGCCGCCCTTACATGTAAGCTCTCCGCCATCAACCTTTCCATCCCCGTCTCAGACATGCTCATCAGCGTCAAATACAAACGGGGTAAAGACGAACTTTTTGAAAATTTAGAACGCGCCATTGCCCTTGCCAAGCGCGAGGGGATGTTTATCAACATCGGAGGCGAAGACAGCTCCCGCGCTAGCGAAACCTTTTTGCGCGAAGTCATCGGCTTTGCCAAAGACTTAGGCGCAGACCGTTTTCGTTTTTGCGACACGGTAGGCATCCTCACTCCCACAAAAACCTACAAAATTGTCAGTTCCCTCTCGCACCTTCTGCCCATCGAAATGCACACCCACAATGACTTTGGCATGGCCACCGCCAACGCCATCGCAGGACTAGAAGCAGGCGCGGTGAGCGTGAACACCACCGTCGTTGGTCTTGGAGAGCGCGCGGGCAATGCCTCCTTTGAACAAACTCTTATGGCACTCAAACACCTTTTCAGCGAACCACGCATCGTCGAACAACAGGCACTAAAATCCCTCGTGCACACCGTGTGCGACGCCGCGCGTATGCACGTTTCGCCCAACGCACCCATCGTCGGGGATCGGATTTTTGCCCACGAATCAGGCATACATGTAAGCGGTATGCTCAAAAATGACCAAGCCTATGAGCCTTTTTCGCCCGAAGAAGTGGGTGCGACAAGGGAGTATCCCATCGGCAAACACAGCGGTTCAGCGGCACTCATGTACCACCTTGACGCCCTTGGCGTGTGTGCGCTAAAAGAGAATTGCACAGGGCTTTTACCTAAGCTTCGACGCATCATCACGCGACGCAAAGTGGTTTTAGCTCCCGAAGAATTGCGCAAGCTTTACACCAAGTACGCCCCATGTACCCCATCCGTTGGCTAACAGATTTTGCACCTCTTCACGCTTTGTGTCAGCAAGAAGGATGGCTAGGGGATGCGTATGAACGGGCTCCCCTTCAAGCCACCGCACTAGCTTTTGGTGCCTTTGATGGGTCTACATGTATCGGGGCTATCACGGGGTTTTTGCACGAAAAAAGCGCGTGGATTAGCCACTTTGTGGTAGCCCCTTCCCATCGAGGCAAAGGCCTTGGGCGCAAGCTTTTTGAGCACCTTTTGGGGATTTTGGAAAACGAATCAGACTCCCTTTACTTGCATGCAGAGCCTAAAATGGAGGCGTTTTATGCCTCTTTTGGTTTTTACTCCTCCCACAGCGTTACCCGTTACTTTCGCGCTTCCAACACCCCAACTTTTTTCTTTCAACCCGGCCAAGATTTCAAACCCGCCACCCTTTCTTTGAAATTGCGCATGCACGACGCCAACGCTTTTGGTGAGCGGCGAAACCTCTTTTTAGAACACACCCTAAGCCATCCCAGTAGCCTCATTTTCTCCACTCCTTCGGGCTACTTGCATTCGCGGATGATGGAGGGCGAGTACCTGTTTTTGGGCCCGTGGGTGATGGAAAAAAAAGAAGACGCGGAAGATTTTCTCAAAGCCTTACTCTTCTTTCGCGGAGCCAAGCCCATCTTCGCGGACGCGCCCGCCCTACCCCACATCGCTTCACTATACGAGCGTTACGGATTTGTCGCCAAAGGCACCACGGTACACATGCAAAAAGGTGACCCGCTACCTTTGGCCCACAAACGCATTTATGCCTACGGGAGCACAGGAGTGTGTGGATGAGCGAGCTTGGAGAAGTCATCATTTGCGAATGCAGTGGCAAGAGCGTCGATGAGGCTATCGCCTTTTTTCAAGAAACCAGTCTGCCTTACTTTAAGGCACGCAAAACATTTACCCAAACCAAAAAAACCTGCTGCAACAAGCCTCTCACGCGGCTATTTGACATGGTCTATTTTGGGAAAATCGACAAAAGAGAGATTGTGGAGATGATTGGAAGGCAGTAAGCGTTTTTCAAAGGCCCTGTCTCGACAAATTGTCTCGCGCGGGCCTTTGAAAAATGTCTTTACATGTAAGGCAATAAAGGTAACCCATGAACCCCATAGCCATCGCCAAAGATATCTATTTTATTGGTGTCTTTGACCCCGATATTCGCACCTTTGACATCATCATGAAAGCCGCCAATGGCTCTTCGTACAACGCCTATCTCATCAAAACTTCGCAAGGCGTCATCGTCGTTGACACGGTGAAAAAAGAGTTCCAAGAGGCCTTTTTTGCCAACCTTGAAGCCCTCTGTTCGTACGAGGAGATTCGCTACGTCATTGTTCACCACATCGAACCTGACCACTCAGGCGCATTGCCTGAACTCATCACCCGCGCACCCCAAGCAAAAGTGCTCATCGCGCCCCAAGCGAGCATGATGTTAGGTGCGCTGACCCACAAAGAACACATGGTGTTTGAAACGGTCTGGACCAACAAAACCTTACGTTTGGGCGAAAAAACCTTGACTTTTTTATCCACGCCTTACTTACACTGGCCCGAAACCCTGAGCACCTACGTGAGCGAAGATAAACTGCTTTTTAGTGGCGATGTGTTTGGGGCCCATTACTGCGACCCGCGCTTGTTTGATGACAAGGTGGGGGATTTTTCCTACGCGTATGCCTATTATTATGACCACATTATGCGCCCGTTTAAACGCTACGTTGCCAGTGCGTTGGCGTTGTATGACCGCTTTGAGATTGCTTGCATCGCGCCGCTTCATGGGCCAATCTTGCGCCACAATCCGCGCCACTACATAGACCAATACCGCGCATGGAGCGCGCCGCTTCATGCACCCCACAAAACCCTCACCATCTTTTACCTCACGAGCTACAAAAACACTTACGAGATGGCGCAAGCCATCATGCGAGGGAGCGAACAAACTGAGGGACTCATCACGCGCATTTACGATTTGGCCGCTTTAGAAGAAGCCAATATGCTTGCTCTTTTAGACCAAAGTGACGGTTTTTTAATCGGCACTCCCACCATCAACGGCGACGCGCCCAAACCTGTGTGGGACTTGCTTTCGTGCTTGATGTTTTTAGGCAAAGAAGGCAAATGCGCCGGGACTTTTGGCTCTTACGGGTGGAGCGGCGAGGCTATTGAGCATGTATTGGCGCGCCTTAAACACCTCAAACTGCGTGTCCCGCCCTTAGAACACCCCAAGGTCAAGCTCATCCCCACCAAAGCAGACTTGGAAATGTGTGAGGCCTATGGCAAAGAGTTTGGGGAAGTGGTGATGGGAAAAATGATTGAGATGACGCTAGAGGACTAACTCCCCATCTTGCGCTTTGCCATTTCCAGTTGGAGTTGAAGCTTATAAGCATTCACTTGCGTGTCAAACGTACTGGTGTTGAGCACAATGTCTTCTGTACTTAGCCCAAGGAAACCTGCCATTTGTAAAAATTCGGGCGAAGAGAGCGAGGAAGCTGTTTCGTTGGTTACAAGCTTGGTCAACCAGCTCGAATCCCCCTCGTTAACACTGTGCGAATCGTACTGCAATAAAAAATCCAAAAAACTCCCCTCGTCTTTTTTGATGGAGGTGTACATGGCGTACTGCGCCCCCGCGTAAGGGTCGATTTCAAAAAGACGTGAACTCATGGCCTCTCCTTTGGGTAAAAACGTACTAAAGAAAAGCAAGAATCGTGCCTGTTATCGTTTTGCAACCTTATTTACCAACGGATTGCCAAGTCCCGTTATACTGTCATTTCAATCTCACACCAAAAGGAGACATTATGGCAAAGAAAATTTTGTTTATCGTTGGCGATTATGTCGAGGATTACGAAGTAATGGTTCCCTTTCAAGCCCTTGGGGCAGTCGGACACTCGGTTGTTGCGGTGTGCCCTGATAAAAAAGCAGGGGATTTTATCCGCACGGCCATCCATGATTTTGAAGGTGACCAAACCTACAGCGAAAAACCTGGGCACAACTTTACACTCAATGGCACTTTTGCAGACATCGTGCCTGAAAGTTTTGATGCCCTCGTCATCCCTGGTGGTCGCGCGCCCGAATACTTGCGCCTCAACGAAGAGGTGCTAAGCATCGTGCGCTATTTTTCCTCCGCCAACAAGCCTATCGCCGCTATTTGCCACGGAGCACAACTCCTTGCTGCAGCAGATGTGCTCAAAGGCAAAAGTTGCTCTGCTTACCCCGCATGCGCCCCTGAAGTCACCAAGGCAGGCGGCACCTACAAAGCTCTCGAAGTCACCCAAGCTACGGTAGATGGCAACCTCGTCACTGCGCCCGCGTGGCCAGCCCACCCCGAATGGATTGCCAAATTTTTAGACGTTCTTGGCACCAAAATCACCCACTAACCCCGCACGTTACATGTAAGGAAAAACCCTTACATGTAACGCTTATATCTTCAACAATTTCAACCGCAACGCATTTAATACCACGGTCACTGAACTCACACTCATGGCCATCCCTGCGTACATGGGCGTGAGTAACCAGCCTGTCCACGGGTAAAAAAGTCCCGCGGCAAGGGGAATGCCAAGGATGTTGTAGATAAACGCCCAAAAGAGGTTTTGTTTGATGACACGCATGGTTTGACGCGAAAGCACTAAAGCACCTTTGACCATGCGCAAGTCATTGCCCACTAGGACGATGTCTCCCGCATCTTTAGCGATGTCTGAACCCGAATTTAGCGCGATACCAATGTCCGCTTGCTTTAAAGAGGGCGAATCATTAATCCCATCTCCCACAAACAGCACCTTGGCTTCCTTTTGAAACGCTTCAATTTGCGCGTGCTTTTGGTGAGGCAATACTTCGGCATACACAAGGTCAATGCCCAGCTTTTCTGCCACACTTTTAGCCGTTGCTTCGTGGTCACCTGTGAGCATCACGGGCGTGATACCTTGGTGTTTTAGGTACGCGATGACTTCTTTAGCTTCTTCTTTAAGGGTGTCTTCTAACACAAAACACCCCACTTCCACGCCATTCACCGCCGCAACAATCGCTCCTTTGGCGCCTCGTTGCGCCTCTTGCATGAGCATTTTTGTGGCCTTGGAAACTTCCACACCCAAAGATTCCAAAAAAGCTTCTGACCCCACCGCCACCGCGTGGCCTCCCGCTTTGCCTTGCACGCCAAGACCTGCAAGCACTTCAAAAGCGTCCACTTCATGGGAGAGAGTGACACCCAGGCGTTGCACGTGCGCCACAACGGCTTTAGAGATAGGATGTTCGCTTCTGGCTTCCACACACCCAATCAACCCCAACAGTGCGTCGTCGTTGACGCTACTGTGACTCACGGCAATTTCACCTTTGGTAAGGGTGCCTGTTTTGTCAAATACGGCGTATTTGACCGACTTTAAAATCTCAAGTACTTCGGGATTTTTGATGAGAATGCCGTGTTTTGCCCCTTTTCCTACCGCTGAAACGATAGCGATGGGCGTAGCAAGTCCCAACGCGCACGGGCACGAGATGATAAGCACCGACACGCTCGCCAAAAAAGCAAATAGCACGTTGCCCGTAAAAAACCACCATCCTAGCAAGGTCACAAGAGAGATGAGCATCACCGTGGGTACAAAAATGTTTGACACTTTATCCGCAAAGCGTCCGATGGGCATCTTTTGGTTTTGCGCTTCGCTAAGTAGCGACACGATGCTAGCAAGCATGGTCGCATGGGCGGGTTTGCCCACGCGCACCTTGATGTAGCCCGCTTTACTAATGGTTCCTGCCACCACGTCCTCACCCTCTTTTTTGTGCACTGGCAACGACTCGCCCGTAAGCATGGAGGTGTCTATCTCCGCACTTCCTTCGATGATTTTCCCATCGCACGGGATGGCTTCGCCTGATTTGACGATGACCACATCTCCTACGCGCAAGGCTTCTACGCCCACCATGGATTCTGTGGCATCCTCTCCCAAAACACGAGCCTGTTTAGGAGAAAGGTCCATGAGGTGCTTAAGCGTGTTGGTCGCCTTGGCCTTGGAGCGCTCTTCCAAATACTTACCAAGCAGCACAAAGGCGATGATCATCACCGCGCCATCAAAGTAAACAAACCGCATGGATTCAGGAAAAGCATCCCCAAAAAGCATCACACTCACCGAGTAAAAATAAGCCGCACTCGTACCTAAAGCAATGAGCACATTCATATCATAACTACCGTTTTTTAACGCTCCATACGCATGGGTATAAAACCGCGCACCCGCATAAAACTGTGCGATGGAAGCCAACACCCACACCGTCCAGACATTGTGCGCACCAAAGGGCATAAATTTTTCTAGCCCCATTACCCCAGCACTCAAGGCCATAGCAAGCCATAGGGTGTATTTGAGCGTAGTGAGTTCTTTGACTTTTTGGGCTTCAAGAGCAGCGGTGTCTTTCATAACACCATAGCCTAGTTTTTTGATTTTATTGATGATTTGCTCGCTGCTTACCTTGTCTGTGTCATAAACAAACTCGCCCTCCGAAGAAGCAAAACTCACTTGTACGTTTTCCACACCAGGAAGTTTTTTGGTCACTTTTTCCACTGCATTGGAACAGTTGACGCACGTCATGCCGGAGATGTTTACATGTAAGGTTTTCGTTGCCATTGGTATTCCTTTTTGCCTTGCAGCAAGGCTAAACAGTCTTAAATACACCGCCCATAAGGGTTTCTATAAAAGGATGCCTTAAGCGGTAAAAATACATCTGCCCCTCCTTGGTGTACGTCACAATCTTAGCAAGACGCAGGATTTTGAGCTGGTGGGAGGTGTTGGAGGGCGAAAGGCCAAGCATGTTGGCAATTTCCCCCACACACATCTCGTAGCGCGTGAGGGCAAGGACGATTTTTAAGCGCGTGGGGTCACTAAGGGCTTGAAAAAACATGGCTGATTCGCTCACCTCTTCTTCGCTAGGAAGCTCGGCTAAAATCTCTTCTAGCACACTTCCGTTTTCACAACACGAACGAATGAGTTTAGGCACCCGTAACCTCGGCGATGACATCAAACCCCAAAGAGGACATTTCGGCCTTAAAGGCCGCCTCTGCGGCTTCATCTGCCAACTCCACACTGACTTCACGAGGCGTCTTAGACAAGTCTACCTCGATATCCCCAAAATCATCCTCTAAAGAAACCAAAATCGTATTGGCACAATTTTGGCAGTTGATGTTGTTCGCCTGAAACCGTTTTAACATAAAAACTCCTCTATGTGAAGATATATTCATATTTGAGATATTACCCCTCATTGCGTAAAAAAAGGCTTAATTTCAAATGTTTCTTACCCAAGACCCGTTATAATTCAAACAAAAAAACAAAAGGAAACTCCCCCATGGGAAGAGCATTTGAATACCGACGAGCATCCAAGGAAAAGCGCTGGGACAAAATGTCTAAAGTCTTTCCAAAACTCTCCAAAGCCATCACCGTAGCCGCCAAAGAAGGGGGCCAAGACCCCGATATGAACCCCAAACTTCGCACCGCTATTTTGGCCGCTAAAGCGGAAAATATGCCCAAAGACAACATCGACGCGGCCATCAAGCGCGCGCTAGGCAAAGATGCAGAAGAAATCAAAGAGGTTAATTACGAAGGCAAGGCACCCCATGGTGCGCTTGTATTTGTAGAATGCGCCACAGACAACCCCACGCGCACAGTCGCAAACGTCAAAGCCCACTTCAACAAATGCCACGGGCAAATGCTCCAAAACGGTT is drawn from Sulfurospirillum tamanense and contains these coding sequences:
- a CDS encoding homocitrate synthase/isopropylmalate synthase family protein — translated: MKAINDTTLRDGEQAPYVAFNTKEKIAIAMGLDACGADELEVGIPAMGKQECEDIATIASLGLRARVMAWCRAHPKDVEAALTCKLSAINLSIPVSDMLISVKYKRGKDELFENLERAIALAKREGMFINIGGEDSSRASETFLREVIGFAKDLGADRFRFCDTVGILTPTKTYKIVSSLSHLLPIEMHTHNDFGMATANAIAGLEAGAVSVNTTVVGLGERAGNASFEQTLMALKHLFSEPRIVEQQALKSLVHTVCDAARMHVSPNAPIVGDRIFAHESGIHVSGMLKNDQAYEPFSPEEVGATREYPIGKHSGSAALMYHLDALGVCALKENCTGLLPKLRRIITRRKVVLAPEELRKLYTKYAPCTPSVG
- a CDS encoding YebC/PmpR family DNA-binding transcriptional regulator; its protein translation is MGRAFEYRRASKEKRWDKMSKVFPKLSKAITVAAKEGGQDPDMNPKLRTAILAAKAENMPKDNIDAAIKRALGKDAEEIKEVNYEGKAPHGALVFVECATDNPTRTVANVKAHFNKCHGQMLQNGSLEFMFSRKAVFEFDTPALDPEELELALIDGGLEELEEHEGTMYAYGDYTSFGSLSNALEALGIEVKKASLQRIPNTPVSFDENQMIEIEKLIDRLEDDEDVQAVYTNIA
- a CDS encoding FprA family A-type flavoprotein, giving the protein MNPIAIAKDIYFIGVFDPDIRTFDIIMKAANGSSYNAYLIKTSQGVIVVDTVKKEFQEAFFANLEALCSYEEIRYVIVHHIEPDHSGALPELITRAPQAKVLIAPQASMMLGALTHKEHMVFETVWTNKTLRLGEKTLTFLSTPYLHWPETLSTYVSEDKLLFSGDVFGAHYCDPRLFDDKVGDFSYAYAYYYDHIMRPFKRYVASALALYDRFEIACIAPLHGPILRHNPRHYIDQYRAWSAPLHAPHKTLTIFYLTSYKNTYEMAQAIMRGSEQTEGLITRIYDLAALEEANMLALLDQSDGFLIGTPTINGDAPKPVWDLLSCLMFLGKEGKCAGTFGSYGWSGEAIEHVLARLKHLKLRVPPLEHPKVKLIPTKADLEMCEAYGKEFGEVVMGKMIEMTLED
- a CDS encoding DJ-1/PfpI family protein; protein product: MAKKILFIVGDYVEDYEVMVPFQALGAVGHSVVAVCPDKKAGDFIRTAIHDFEGDQTYSEKPGHNFTLNGTFADIVPESFDALVIPGGRAPEYLRLNEEVLSIVRYFSSANKPIAAICHGAQLLAAADVLKGKSCSAYPACAPEVTKAGGTYKALEVTQATVDGNLVTAPAWPAHPEWIAKFLDVLGTKITH
- a CDS encoding GNAT family N-acetyltransferase — its product is MYPIRWLTDFAPLHALCQQEGWLGDAYERAPLQATALAFGAFDGSTCIGAITGFLHEKSAWISHFVVAPSHRGKGLGRKLFEHLLGILENESDSLYLHAEPKMEAFYASFGFYSSHSVTRYFRASNTPTFFFQPGQDFKPATLSLKLRMHDANAFGERRNLFLEHTLSHPSSLIFSTPSGYLHSRMMEGEYLFLGPWVMEKKEDAEDFLKALLFFRGAKPIFADAPALPHIASLYERYGFVAKGTTVHMQKGDPLPLAHKRIYAYGSTGVCG
- a CDS encoding ArsR/SmtB family transcription factor, whose amino-acid sequence is MPKLIRSCCENGSVLEEILAELPSEEEVSESAMFFQALSDPTRLKIVLALTRYEMCVGEIANMLGLSPSNTSHQLKILRLAKIVTYTKEGQMYFYRLRHPFIETLMGGVFKTV
- the nifB gene encoding nitrogenase cofactor biosynthesis protein NifB, translated to MSCSSSPAKGLPKDVEALVNNHPCYNEEAHHHYARIHVAVAPACNIQCNYCNRKYDCSNESRPGVTSERVSPEEAIKKVLHVGAAIPQLSVVGIAGPGDALANPKATFETFGYLNRYAPDLKLCISTNGLALIDHIDALKAHNVHHVTVTINSVDESGEIGAKIYPWIYHDHKRYRGVEAAQLLLKRQLEGIKACAEAGILVKANSVLIPHINDKHLGEVAKVLRDLGVFLHNVMPLISKKEYGTKFGLEGIPSASSKALMKAQEACGTDMKLMKHCRQCRADAVGLINQDRKDEFGKESFNALSIEELANAYDITKRQETHAKIETWRRALKGANARLEAQKIPSLLVAVTSAGQGLINQHFGAANEFLIYEVDSKGVRFSHHRKVETQYCHGPSACGNNPMDEIAKTLEDIDLIVTAKIGPCPKASLERYRIQISEEYAHEPIEASLLKAAKAFVPFAEEKVG
- a CDS encoding heavy metal transport/detoxification protein codes for the protein MLKRFQANNINCQNCANTILVSLEDDFGDIEVDLSKTPREVSVELADEAAEAAFKAEMSSLGFDVIAEVTGA
- a CDS encoding heavy metal translocating P-type ATPase produces the protein MATKTLHVNISGMTCVNCSNAVEKVTKKLPGVENVQVSFASSEGEFVYDTDKVSSEQIINKIKKLGYGVMKDTAALEAQKVKELTTLKYTLWLAMALSAGVMGLEKFMPFGAHNVWTVWVLASIAQFYAGARFYTHAYGALKNGSYDMNVLIALGTSAAYFYSVSVMLFGDAFPESMRFVYFDGAVMIIAFVLLGKYLEERSKAKATNTLKHLMDLSPKQARVLGEDATESMVGVEALRVGDVVIVKSGEAIPCDGKIIEGSAEIDTSMLTGESLPVHKKEGEDVVAGTISKAGYIKVRVGKPAHATMLASIVSLLSEAQNQKMPIGRFADKVSNIFVPTVMLISLVTLLGWWFFTGNVLFAFLASVSVLIISCPCALGLATPIAIVSAVGKGAKHGILIKNPEVLEILKSVKYAVFDKTGTLTKGEIAVSHSSVNDDALLGLIGCVEARSEHPISKAVVAHVQRLGVTLSHEVDAFEVLAGLGVQGKAGGHAVAVGSEAFLESLGVEVSKATKMLMQEAQRGAKGAIVAAVNGVEVGCFVLEDTLKEEAKEVIAYLKHQGITPVMLTGDHEATAKSVAEKLGIDLVYAEVLPHQKHAQIEAFQKEAKVLFVGDGINDSPSLKQADIGIALNSGSDIAKDAGDIVLVGNDLRMVKGALVLSRQTMRVIKQNLFWAFIYNILGIPLAAGLFYPWTGWLLTPMYAGMAMSVSSVTVVLNALRLKLLKI